In a genomic window of Bacteroidota bacterium:
- a CDS encoding DUF4856 domain-containing protein → MKINKQLLALVIVAGTISFTGCRREGCDDPKAKNYDPKAKKSDGSCIYDTAYQVPATYDFANVSYTGQTERLNMLDELVTEMKKSNTQGTALSAQKLKEMYSNEGGHFSFTSANQLKNKTFADDIAVFENYMDKLAAASTSTTPGSNGVAGVVASTIDGSKKYLFDENGIEYLQLIEKGLMGAITYYQATSVYLSEDKIGAAVDNTSVEQDKGTKMEHHWDEAFGYFGVPKDFPANKSGIRYYGKYCDARNTLMNSNKTLMDGFIKGRAAISNKDMVTKDQMIKVIHEEWERVVAATAISYLNKAKSDFGDDALRNHDLSEALAFIKALKYNSAKKITNPQIDNAANALGSNFYEITQAAIESARDQLSTIYILDSIKTSL, encoded by the coding sequence ATGAAAATAAACAAACAATTACTTGCTTTAGTCATTGTTGCAGGAACTATAAGTTTTACTGGCTGCAGAAGAGAGGGTTGCGATGACCCTAAAGCTAAAAATTATGATCCTAAAGCTAAAAAATCAGATGGGTCTTGTATTTATGATACAGCTTATCAAGTACCCGCTACATATGATTTCGCTAATGTAAGCTATACAGGTCAAACCGAAAGGTTAAATATGCTTGATGAGCTTGTTACTGAAATGAAAAAAAGCAATACTCAGGGCACAGCTTTAAGTGCGCAGAAATTAAAAGAAATGTACAGTAACGAAGGTGGACATTTCAGCTTTACCTCTGCCAATCAATTGAAAAATAAAACTTTTGCTGATGATATAGCTGTTTTCGAAAATTATATGGATAAACTGGCTGCTGCAAGTACTTCAACTACCCCAGGATCGAATGGTGTGGCTGGTGTGGTTGCAAGTACCATTGATGGTTCAAAAAAATATTTATTTGATGAAAATGGAATAGAATACCTTCAATTGATCGAAAAAGGTTTGATGGGCGCAATCACCTATTATCAGGCTACTTCGGTTTATTTAAGTGAAGATAAGATCGGTGCTGCAGTTGACAATACAAGCGTGGAGCAAGATAAGGGAACCAAAATGGAGCATCATTGGGATGAAGCATTTGGATATTTCGGTGTTCCAAAAGATTTCCCAGCAAATAAAAGCGGTATAAGATATTACGGAAAATACTGTGATGCGCGCAATACCCTGATGAATTCAAATAAAACCTTAATGGATGGATTTATTAAGGGCAGGGCAGCCATTTCGAATAAAGATATGGTAACCAAGGACCAAATGATAAAAGTTATCCATGAGGAATGGGAAAGAGTTGTTGCTGCAACGGCCATCTCCTATTTAAATAAGGCAAAATCTGATTTTGGTGATGATGCTTTAAGAAACCATGACCTTTCAGAAGCGCTTGCTTTTATCAAAGCCCTAAAATACAATTCGGCAAAAAAGATTACAAATCCTCAAATTGATAATGCAGCAAATGCGCTCGGAAGTAATTTCTATGAGATTACCCAGGCAGCAATAGAATCAGCAAGGGATCAATTAAGTACAATTTATATTTTAGATAGCATAAAAACTTCTTTGTAG